Genomic segment of Dehalococcoidales bacterium:
GCTTCATCCCCATAGTCATGGCCCGCATACAGAGCATGCGGTTATGTTTCTCGCTGCCCGTCCGGATCAGCAGCAGGGTGGCCCAGGTCTCCGGAGTGGCCACATAGACGTCAAGGGGGATATCCCGCGGCGCCGGCATATCAATGCGGATGATCTTTGGCCCGTTCTTTACGATCCGGCCCAACTGCTGCAGCTGGTATGCGAGCTGGCCCTGGTTGCTGGGGATCACTACTATGTCGATATCCCGGACCCAAGATTTCTTACGCCGGATGCTGCCGGCGATCTCTATTCTCTCACAGCAGGGTTTCAACTTCTCAACGATCTCGTTAGCTATTGTCTGAGCTCTTTCCAGTTGCATCTTTCGTTACCTCCGGTTCTTTGAAGTTGTAAGGGCGCCCGCAACTAACACATTCGAACTTATTATCATATGATCTTGCTAAATTTCCCCCGCAGCGGTTACATTTATCGGGGATCTTGCGGACGTAGGGGTGTTTACTCATCGGCTAGTATTTACCTCCGTTATTTTTATCCGGGATCTCCGGCAGATCAAACCTGTATTTCCATTTTTGAATTTATGGCCAGCTCCAGGATCGCGCACCTGCCTTTCTCATCATTATCAGGATCAGTTCCCATTTCTAGCTTCATAAACCAGGCGCATTGAACCCCGCAGCATTCCATCGGCGCTCTTTCTGTCATCACCTCGGCTCCCAGCGGGCTAGCCATTAGCATAGGGCAAAGTTTCATCGTCTACCTCCTATTAAATTTTGCGGCTTAGTTTCAGATATGTGGCCGTAATTGTATTTGCGGGTTTCTAACCCTTTTTCCTCACAGGATCGGCAGGTATCCCATTTTTCAGTCACGGTGTCCTTCACTACTGCCCAATGGCACTTTGGACAGACTAGAGAGATATCGTATTTCTCCCCGGTTTCAGGATCGACAAATCTGGGTATAGGCATGTTATTCCACCAATCCTTTCAGCAAATATGCTGGCGCTTCTCTCCCTTGTAAACCTTTGCGCTGGTGAAACGGCATTCTCTCAGCGGAGGATTTAAAGCCATTGGCAGCCCAGTTTTCGAGAGTGGTGTTAATATACTTAACAGGAAATCTCATTCCACCATCTCGGTCTCTAGCTTTTACAGCTTCTTCGACTGCGGATTTTATCCAGTCCAAGGGAAACTGAGCTACCAGACCACGCAATTCGTCAGCAAACTTGGATGTTATAATAACACCCAGTTTTTGCTCACAGAGGGCGATCACTTCTCTTATGTCATCACTCCCTTTCGACGGCACGCCTCCGGCGGGCGGAGTGTTTTCTCCCAGTTTTCCGGCAGGGGACGGCACCCCACCCGGATCGATCTTTTTATCAAAACTTACGGATTCGGTAAGTTCGGTAGTAGTAGTTATATTATTATTTATATTACTATTACCTACTACTACCTCTTTAATACTTTCTTTAGGCGAGGCTAACTCAGGCATGGAGAACTTACGGATTCCGTAAGTTCCATCTTCCGGATTCCGTAATTCAACTTCCTGATTTGGTAAGTTAGCTTCCTGATTTGGTAAGTCATTGCAAGAGCCAGAACTTACGGATTCTGTAAGTTTTTCGTCGTTAATGTGAAGGTTTAAACTTACCAATTCCGTAAGTTTTTCAGGGCGGTAACTGAAGGCCCGGCTAATTCTCCAGTCGTTAAAGTTGCGGTTAAAAGAATAGAAAGAACCGTTGCGGTACAGAACCTTATCTCGTATTAAGCAGTCCAGATGTGCTTTAATATGTCCTTCTCTTACGCCAACAATTTCGAAATCTCGCTGTTTTGGTATGTAGGCGTTTTCCTTATTGCAACCCCAAGAAAGGCGCAGGATAAGGTCCAAGATTCTACGCTGTTGCGAAGTAAAATTACTAACCATCAACTGCTCTTCTATCGAGTGAGCTATTCTGATATGGGCTTCAGTTGGCAGGTTATTGGCCATCTATCAGTGTCCTTTTTAATAATAAAAGGCCAGAGACCTTATGAGGGTCCCTGACCTTTGAATTTTCGATGGCGGG
This window contains:
- a CDS encoding replication protein, which produces MANNLPTEAHIRIAHSIEEQLMVSNFTSQQRRILDLILRLSWGCNKENAYIPKQRDFEIVGVREGHIKAHLDCLIRDKVLYRNGSFYSFNRNFNDWRISRAFSYRPEKLTELVSLNLHINDEKLTESVSSGSCNDLPNQEANLPNQEVELRNPEDGTYGIRKFSMPELASPKESIKEVVVGNSNINNNITTTTELTESVSFDKKIDPGGVPSPAGKLGENTPPAGGVPSKGSDDIREVIALCEQKLGVIITSKFADELRGLVAQFPLDWIKSAVEEAVKARDRDGGMRFPVKYINTTLENWAANGFKSSAERMPFHQRKGLQGREAPAYLLKGLVE